In the Danio rerio strain Tuebingen ecotype United States chromosome 8, GRCz12tu, whole genome shotgun sequence genome, one interval contains:
- the hps4 gene encoding BLOC-3 complex member HPS4 (The RefSeq protein has 7 substitutions compared to this genomic sequence): MAESAVLADSRRCCFFLYDSSKVQEEGDLTRDGIYYFYPEDTPIDQQELLCGQLAGVCRCVSELSSSPVRLLRLRKSKYAVRMKDNFLWALSCSVEIPDVSICDVLDQLIALFCFYNGPVRQSYQLYSQEELALRWARYLHHLQGGSTELHSIFSCLRTIDSTNIDPLLLLKAALILQACQRCPLVLAGCILYRGRVMSTQMPPALTVKVMVYETQTYSQDNRVSVNGLSSSVGSAASVTVTTQVYLTPSELNMIRSPPVERACRSHCNPPPCQPRKSRLSRTLSDTPTSDTDSSSLDALQCPPVSYQTMPSSPRSSLSDEPYFSPSPSRGNTPLHSNLLNQSEYFNSESHDHQTALKEQSLTESLNRKQDTDTNSESESKSEGLNSDQDVQSEEIKALTNGFQELNSHENHASDNDEQIQSTADKLESDSHVTSKNGKLRGEMEARTMSKQADRRHQDKYKPTSRLSPNETTEDPSLLPSILYQHRVRGLVLALLVEPEFNTDPAAREEVQHSSLASLNGLEAHLRNTSQGTPGPPGPYTFAHYDCIQNTLTTNVCGRSVGPQDRAFLRATALLHSHFSHLDTLQEAIVRNSGSAVYATRSTAQETYFLQQGTPVRNSGSPDPQDSAFSLPRKARQRLLKHGVNLP, translated from the exons ATGGCTGAAAGTGCTGTTTTGGCCGATTCCAGACG ATGCTGTTTCTTTCTGTATGACAGTTCAAAAGTGCAGGAGGAAGGTGACCTGACTAGAGATGGCATTTATTACTTCTATCCTGAAGAT ACACCGATAGACCAGCAAGAACTGCTTTGTGGACAGTTGGCCGGTGTGTGTCGCTGTGTGTCTGAACTGTCCTCATCTCCTGTTCGTCTGCTCCGTCTGCGCAAAAGCAAATATGCCGTGCGAATGAAAGATAACTTTCTTTGG GCATTGAGCTGTTCAGTGGAAATTCCGGATGTGAGTATATGTGATGTCCTCGACCAGCTGATTGCCCTCTTCTGTTTCTACAATGGGCCAGTGCGGCAGAGCTACCAG TTGTACAGTCAGGAGGAGTTGGCTCTGCGATGGGCCAGATATCTCCATCACCTGCAGGGCGGCTCTACTGAGCTCCATAGTATCTTCAGCTGCCTGAGGACCATCGACTCTACTAAT ATTGATCCTCTGTTATTGCTGAAGGCGGCGCTCATACTTCAGGCTTGTCAGCGATGTCCTCTCGTTCTGGCAGGTTGTATTCTCTACCGAGGCAG GGTTGTGAGTACTCAGATGCCTCCTGCGCTCACAGTGAAGGTGATGGTGTATGAGACGCAAACATACAGCCAG GATAACCGTGTGTCAGTCAATGGTCTGAGCTCATCTGTGGGATCGGCGGCATCCGTCACAGTGACCACACAGGTGTATCTGACGCCCTCTGAGCTGAACATGATCCGTTCTCCACCAGTTGAAAGAGCATGCAG gtCTCACTGCAATCCACCTCCCTGCCAACCTCGCAAGTCTCGCCTGTCCCGGACTTTATCTGACACCCCAACCTCAGATACGGACTCCTCAAGCTTAGACGCTCTTCAGTGTCCTCCAGTGTCCTATCAAACAATGCCGTCGTCTCCTCGCTCTTCACTCTCTGATGAACCATACTTCAGTCCATCTCCTTCACGGGGGAACACTCCCCTTCACTCCAACCTCCTCAACCAATCAGAGTACTTCAATTCTGAGTCACATGACCACCAAACTGCATTAAAAGAGCAAAGTCTGACAGAAAGTCTTAACAGAAAACAGGACACCGACACAAACTCTGAGTCCGAATCCAAAAGCGAAGGTTTGAATTCAGACCAGGACGTCCAGAGTGAAGAAATCAAAGCCCTCACTAATGGCTTTCAAGAGTTGAACTCTCATGAAAACCATGCTTCAGACAATGATGAGCAGTTTCAAAGTACCGCAGATAAACTGGAATCTGACAGTCATGTGACCAGTAAAAATGGCAAACTGCGAGGGGAAATGGAGGCAAGAACATTGAGCAAGCAGGCTGACAGAAGACATCAGGATAAATACAAGCCCACAAGTACGCTCTCACCAAATGAAACCAAGGAAGACCCCTCGCTAGTCCCCTCGATATTATACCAGCATAGGGTCCGAGGCCTGGTTCTGGCTCTCCTGGTAGAGCCTGAATTCAACACGGACCCAGCAGCCAGAGAAGAAGTG CAACACAGCAGCTTGGCATCTCTGAATGGTCTTGAGGCTCACTTGAGGAACACCTCACAAGGAACTCCTGGCCCACCGGGGCCCTACACATTTGCCCACTATGACTGCATTCAAAATACTCTCACCA CTAATGTGTGTGGACGCTCTGTCGGACCCCAGGATCGTGCCTTTCTGAGGGCCACAGCACTGCTCCATTCACATTTTTCACACTTAGACACACTACAGGAGGCCATTGTCAG GAATTCTGGTTCAGCAGTGTATGCGACCCGCAGCACAGCCCAGGAAACATACTTTCTCCAGCAGGGAACGCCTGTCAGAAACTCTGGAAGTCCAGATCCGCAGGACAGCGCATTCTCATTACCCAGAAAAGCCCGTCAGCGGCTCCTTAAACATGGAGTTAACCTGctttaa
- the hps4 gene encoding BLOC-3 complex member HPS4 isoform X1, with protein sequence MKDNFLWALSCSVEIPDVSICDVLDQLIALFCFYNGPVRQSYQLYSQEELALRWARYLHHLQGGSTELHSIFSCLRTIDSTNIDPLLLLKAALILQACQRCPLVLAGCILYRGRVVSTQMPPALTVKVMVYETQTYSQDNRVSVNGLSSSVGSAASVTVTTQVYLTPSELNMIRSPPVERACRSHCNPPPCQPRKSRLSRTLSDTPTSDTDSSSLDALQCPPVSYQTMPSSPRSSLSDEPYFSPSPSRGNTPLHSNLLNQSEYFNSESHDHQTALKEQSLTESLNRKQDTDTNSESESKSEGLNSDQDVQSEEIKALTNGFQELNSHENHASDNDEQFQSTADKLESDSHVTSKNGKLRGEMEARTLSKQADRRHQDKYKPTSTLSPNETKEDPSLVPSILYQHRVRGLVLALLVEPEFNTDPAAREEVQHSSLASLNGLEAHLRNTSQGTPGPPGPYTFAHYDCIQNTLTTNVCGRSVGPQDRAFLRATALLHSHFSHLDTLQEAIVRNSGSAVYATRSTAQETYFLQQGTPVRNSGSPDPQDSAFSLPRKARQRLLKHGVNLL encoded by the exons ATGAAAGATAACTTTCTTTGG GCATTGAGCTGTTCAGTGGAAATTCCGGATGTGAGTATATGTGATGTCCTCGACCAGCTGATTGCCCTCTTCTGTTTCTACAATGGGCCAGTGCGGCAGAGCTACCAG TTGTACAGTCAGGAGGAGTTGGCTCTGCGATGGGCCAGATATCTCCATCACCTGCAGGGCGGCTCTACTGAGCTCCATAGTATCTTCAGCTGCCTGAGGACCATCGACTCTACTAAT ATTGATCCTCTGTTATTGCTGAAGGCGGCGCTCATACTTCAGGCTTGTCAGCGATGTCCTCTCGTTCTGGCAGGTTGTATTCTCTACCGAGGCAG GGTTGTGAGTACTCAGATGCCTCCTGCGCTCACAGTGAAGGTGATGGTGTATGAGACGCAAACATACAGCCAG GATAACCGTGTGTCAGTCAATGGTCTGAGCTCATCTGTGGGATCGGCGGCATCCGTCACAGTGACCACACAGGTGTATCTGACGCCCTCTGAGCTGAACATGATCCGTTCTCCACCAGTTGAAAGAGCATGCAG gtCTCACTGCAATCCACCTCCCTGCCAACCTCGCAAGTCTCGCCTGTCCCGGACTTTATCTGACACCCCAACCTCAGATACGGACTCCTCAAGCTTAGACGCTCTTCAGTGTCCTCCAGTGTCCTATCAAACAATGCCGTCGTCTCCTCGCTCTTCACTCTCTGATGAACCATACTTCAGTCCATCTCCTTCACGGGGGAACACTCCCCTTCACTCCAACCTCCTCAACCAATCAGAGTACTTCAATTCTGAGTCACATGACCACCAAACTGCATTAAAAGAGCAAAGTCTGACAGAAAGTCTTAACAGAAAACAGGACACCGACACAAACTCTGAGTCCGAATCCAAAAGCGAAGGTTTGAATTCAGACCAGGACGTCCAGAGTGAAGAAATCAAAGCCCTCACTAATGGCTTTCAAGAGTTGAACTCTCATGAAAACCATGCTTCAGACAATGATGAGCAGTTTCAAAGTACCGCAGATAAACTGGAATCTGACAGTCATGTGACCAGTAAAAATGGCAAACTGCGAGGGGAAATGGAGGCAAGAACATTGAGCAAGCAGGCTGACAGAAGACATCAGGATAAATACAAGCCCACAAGTACGCTCTCACCAAATGAAACCAAGGAAGACCCCTCGCTAGTCCCCTCGATATTATACCAGCATAGGGTCCGAGGCCTGGTTCTGGCTCTCCTGGTAGAGCCTGAATTCAACACGGACCCAGCAGCCAGAGAAGAAGTG CAACACAGCAGCTTGGCATCTCTGAATGGTCTTGAGGCTCACTTGAGGAACACCTCACAAGGAACTCCTGGCCCACCGGGGCCCTACACATTTGCCCACTATGACTGCATTCAAAATACTCTCACCA CTAATGTGTGTGGACGCTCTGTCGGACCCCAGGATCGTGCCTTTCTGAGGGCCACAGCACTGCTCCATTCACATTTTTCACACTTAGACACACTACAGGAGGCCATTGTCAG GAATTCTGGTTCAGCAGTGTATGCGACCCGCAGCACAGCCCAGGAAACATACTTTCTCCAGCAGGGAACGCCTGTCAGAAACTCTGGAAGTCCAGATCCGCAGGACAGCGCATTCTCATTACCCAGAAAAGCCCGTCAGCGGCTCCTTAAACATGGAGTTAACCTGctttaa
- the si:ch211-170d8.2 gene encoding uncharacterized protein LOC571755 precursor codes for MAAVTRTRVLLLVFAFMVTIMGVQCRSLRTQLRKVTSFQGERKIRIGHVPRRSRRATGTEPDQCGLLSAPWKESSGQLEDWSQMYHLKILSTINDGPRRAVFPEQPLFKFVRRVYRCCQAGYHCGSVKGIQGGKVGNSIEFLLGKDVLAAALEKAEVHFHFSNPQHLNIQPVLPSLEKRGFPTRYSVWLKDGVMELRVDLFTLFQALQLLLGGAGRGPSIMEMHRVRGLTRPGVVVQKQSPPSLHDTLWGEVNEAPLQPTLQLGLALHCSLADKINIACENHGVHLKHTPFIALTYR; via the exons ATGGCCGCGGTTACGCGCACACGGGTTTTACTGCTGGTTTTTGCATTCATGGTGACTATTATGGGAGTACAGTGTCGGTCGCTTCGTACGCAGCTCCGCAAGGTGACATCTTTCCAAGGAGAGCGTAAAATACGTATCGGGCACGTCCCGAGACGGAGCCGCCGCGCAACGGGCACCGAGCCGGACCAATGCGGCCTCCTGAGCGCACCGTGGAAGGAGAGCAGTGGTCAACTGGAGGACTGGAGCCAGATGTATCATCTGAAGATACTGTCGACGATCAATGACGGTCCGCGTCGAGCCGTTTTCCCAGAACAGCCTCTCTTCAAATTTGTAAGACGCGTTTATCGCTGTTGTCAAGCTGGGTACCACTGTGGAAGTGTTAAAGGAATACAGGGAGGAAAAGTTGGCA ACAGCATCGAGTTTCTCTTGGGCAAGGACGTCCTGGCAGCGGCACTTGAGAAAGCAGAAGTTCATTTCCATTTTTCAAACCCCCAACACTTGAACATCCAACCCGTCCTGCCATCCCTGGAGAAACGTGGGTTCCCTACTAG GTACAGTGTCTGGTTGAAAGACGGTGTCATGGAGCTGCGAGTGGATCTTTTCACCCTCTTCCAGGCCCTTCAGCTGCTCCTCGGAGGAGCCGGACGAGGGCCAAGCATCATGGAAATGCATCGGGTGAGGGGCCTGACCAGACCAGGGGTCGTTGTCCAAAAGCAAAGCCCTCCGTCTCTTCATGACACATTGTGGGGGGAGGTGAACGAAGCCCCCCTGCAGCCCACTTTACAGCTAGGACTGGCATTACACTGCAGTCTAGCGGACAAAATCAATATCGCCTGTGAAAATCATGGTgtacatttaaaacacacaccCTTTATAGCTCTGACCTACAGATAG